One stretch of Tepidibacter hydrothermalis DNA includes these proteins:
- the prdR gene encoding sigma-54 dependent transcriptional regulator PrdR, with amino-acid sequence MFLIPKKTLVQEAMSDKYIQVHYTDELSVCLEKMLKNNLDDIYIVDEDKKLIGLLSLTDISKTKKSDLNNGNPIKNFMIKDMDIISKDESLLDCRNMMIKNKIARLPVVENGHLIGVIRSDQIRDCFYMKMEELGSKLNHIINNIHEAVCVVDKDGHVVVWNKNSEKLYNVKSDMILGKKLEEFFPKGILLKVLKTKEAVDDVYHSPPRKDTDVIVTAQPIFIDGEFVGAVSTDRDITEVKRLSRQLQKANDALKFLENEVKKFSSDDFGNIIGKSEKLTKSIQTARQVAKTNASILILGESGTGKEVFSRAIHDYSQREGLFVPVNCSAIPSELFESEFFGYEAGAFTGANRKGKMGIFELANNGTVFLDEIADLPMQMQAKLLRVLQEKEVRRVGGEKTIKVNVRVISATNKDLKEMIENEEFREDLYYRLNVVELNLPPLRERHGDIVILIHKFLKDICDQNSRTIPEIDPEVMEILRNYKWKGNIRELKNTVEHLVVLSKKDIITKDLVPKYIMENVNKTTNSQNYPMDLNQAISKLEQDTIKKALNMSEGNKAKAAKYLNIPRSTLYYKMDQYQIK; translated from the coding sequence GTGTTTTTAATACCAAAGAAGACATTGGTACAAGAAGCGATGAGTGATAAATATATACAGGTTCATTATACAGATGAATTATCTGTATGCTTAGAAAAAATGCTAAAAAATAATCTGGATGATATATATATTGTAGATGAAGATAAAAAATTAATAGGTTTATTGTCATTAACAGATATATCAAAAACTAAGAAATCTGATCTGAATAATGGTAATCCTATTAAAAACTTTATGATAAAGGATATGGATATTATATCTAAAGATGAATCCTTACTAGACTGTAGAAATATGATGATTAAAAATAAGATAGCGAGACTTCCTGTTGTAGAAAATGGGCATTTGATAGGAGTAATAAGAAGTGATCAAATAAGAGACTGTTTTTACATGAAAATGGAGGAACTAGGGAGTAAACTTAACCATATTATAAATAATATACACGAAGCAGTCTGTGTAGTAGATAAAGATGGACATGTTGTGGTATGGAATAAAAATTCAGAAAAGCTATACAATGTAAAATCTGATATGATATTAGGTAAAAAATTAGAAGAGTTTTTTCCTAAGGGAATATTATTGAAGGTTTTAAAAACAAAAGAAGCTGTAGATGATGTATATCATTCTCCTCCTAGAAAGGATACTGATGTAATAGTTACTGCTCAACCTATATTTATAGATGGTGAATTTGTAGGTGCGGTATCTACTGATAGAGATATAACGGAAGTTAAACGACTATCCAGGCAGCTTCAAAAAGCAAACGATGCTTTAAAGTTCTTAGAAAATGAGGTTAAAAAATTTTCAAGTGATGATTTTGGAAATATAATTGGAAAAAGTGAAAAGCTTACAAAATCTATTCAAACTGCAAGACAGGTAGCTAAAACCAATGCTAGTATATTAATACTTGGAGAAAGTGGTACTGGTAAAGAAGTATTTTCAAGGGCTATACACGATTATAGTCAAAGAGAAGGCTTATTTGTGCCTGTAAACTGTAGTGCTATACCTAGTGAGTTATTTGAAAGTGAGTTTTTTGGGTATGAGGCAGGTGCTTTTACAGGGGCAAACAGAAAAGGTAAAATGGGTATATTTGAACTTGCCAACAATGGAACTGTATTTTTGGATGAGATTGCAGACCTTCCTATGCAAATGCAGGCTAAGCTCTTAAGAGTACTTCAAGAAAAAGAAGTTAGAAGAGTTGGCGGGGAAAAAACTATAAAGGTAAATGTGAGAGTTATATCTGCTACTAATAAAGACTTAAAAGAAATGATTGAAAATGAAGAATTCAGAGAAGACTTATATTATAGACTAAATGTAGTTGAACTTAATCTACCGCCTTTAAGAGAAAGACATGGTGACATAGTTATATTAATACACAAATTTTTAAAAGATATATGTGATCAAAACTCGAGAACTATACCTGAAATAGACCCGGAAGTTATGGAGATACTTAGAAACTATAAATGGAAGGGAAATATAAGGGAACTAAAGAATACAGTAGAACATTTAGTAGTACTTAGCAAAAAGGATATTATAACAAAAGACCTAGTGCCTAAATATATAATGGAGAATGTTAATAAAACTACTAATTCTCAAAATTATCCTATGGATTTAAATCAAGCGATATCAAAACTTGAACAAGACACAATAAAAAAAGCTTTAAATATGTCTGAAGGCAACAAAGCAAAGGCAGCTAAGTACTTAAACATACCTAGAAGTACTCTGTATTATAAGATGGATCAATATCAAATAAAGTGA
- the prdA gene encoding D-proline reductase (dithiol) proprotein PrdA, protein MSITPETAKAHAKDPAVCCCRFEAGTVIETSNLEDPAIFADLEDSGLLEISADCLTIEEVLGAKLTKTVDALTPLTADLLEGVNKVEKAEEVKEEAAEEVAPVEAIAPVSAVAPVAGGSVKIHIGEGRNIDLEIPLNVAASMGLAPAAAPVAQAAQEVVAPVAEVKEAKAVRSLAKKHFKIEKVELADETKIEGTTLYIRKDVCPEAIASQELVVDMKLEIITPDKYNTYSETIMDVQPIATKEEGELGSGVTRIIDGVIVMVTGTDENGVQIGEFGSSEGDLDKNIMWGRPGAPDKGDIFIKTQVTVKAGMNMERPGPLAAHMATDVITQEIREALKTADESLVVETEELTQYRRPGKKKVVIVKEIMGQGAMHDNLILPMEPVGTLGAKPNVDLGNVPVMLSPLEVLDGGIHALTCIGPASKENSRHYYREPLVIEAMNDEEIDLAGVIFVGSPQVNSEKFYVSNRLGMIVEAMDVDGAIITTEGFGNNHIDFASHHEQIGKRGVAVVGCTFSAVQGALVVGNKYMTNMIDNNKSKQGIENEILSNNTLCKEDAVRALAMVKAVMGGEEVKAAERKWNSNVKLNNVELIEKETGLKVELLENEQSLELSKKRREIYEK, encoded by the coding sequence ATGTCAATTACTCCAGAAACAGCTAAGGCTCACGCTAAAGATCCAGCAGTTTGTTGCTGCAGATTCGAAGCTGGTACTGTAATTGAAACATCAAATTTAGAGGATCCAGCAATATTTGCTGATCTAGAGGATTCAGGATTATTAGAAATATCTGCAGATTGTTTAACTATCGAAGAGGTTTTAGGAGCTAAATTAACTAAAACTGTAGATGCTTTAACTCCATTAACAGCTGATTTATTAGAAGGTGTTAACAAAGTAGAAAAAGCTGAAGAAGTTAAAGAAGAAGCTGCTGAAGAAGTAGCTCCAGTAGAAGCAATAGCTCCAGTAAGTGCTGTTGCACCAGTTGCAGGTGGATCTGTTAAGATACACATAGGAGAAGGAAGAAACATAGATTTAGAGATACCTTTAAATGTAGCTGCTTCTATGGGACTTGCTCCAGCTGCTGCTCCAGTTGCTCAAGCTGCACAAGAAGTTGTAGCTCCAGTTGCTGAGGTTAAAGAAGCTAAAGCAGTTAGATCATTAGCTAAAAAGCACTTTAAAATAGAAAAAGTTGAACTTGCTGATGAAACTAAAATAGAAGGAACTACTCTTTATATAAGAAAAGATGTATGCCCTGAAGCAATAGCAAGCCAAGAATTAGTAGTAGATATGAAATTAGAAATAATAACTCCTGATAAGTACAACACTTACAGTGAAACTATAATGGATGTTCAACCTATAGCTACTAAAGAAGAGGGAGAACTAGGATCAGGTGTTACTAGAATAATAGATGGTGTTATCGTTATGGTAACAGGAACTGACGAAAACGGAGTTCAAATAGGTGAATTCGGTTCTTCTGAAGGTGACTTAGATAAGAACATCATGTGGGGAAGACCAGGAGCTCCAGATAAAGGAGACATATTCATAAAGACTCAAGTTACAGTTAAAGCTGGAATGAATATGGAAAGACCAGGACCTCTTGCAGCTCATATGGCTACAGATGTTATAACTCAAGAAATAAGAGAAGCTTTAAAAACTGCTGATGAGTCTTTAGTTGTTGAAACTGAAGAATTAACTCAATACAGAAGACCTGGAAAGAAAAAAGTAGTTATAGTTAAAGAGATAATGGGACAAGGTGCAATGCACGATAACTTAATATTACCAATGGAGCCAGTAGGAACATTAGGAGCTAAGCCTAACGTTGACCTTGGAAACGTTCCAGTTATGTTATCTCCACTTGAAGTATTAGATGGAGGAATCCATGCATTAACTTGTATAGGACCTGCTTCTAAAGAAAACTCAAGACATTACTACAGAGAGCCTCTAGTAATAGAAGCTATGAATGATGAAGAAATAGATTTAGCAGGTGTTATATTTGTAGGATCTCCTCAAGTTAACTCTGAGAAATTCTATGTATCTAATAGATTAGGTATGATAGTAGAAGCTATGGATGTAGACGGAGCTATAATAACTACAGAAGGATTCGGAAACAACCATATAGATTTTGCATCTCACCATGAGCAAATAGGTAAAAGAGGAGTTGCAGTAGTTGGATGTACTTTCTCTGCAGTTCAAGGAGCACTAGTTGTTGGTAATAAATACATGACAAACATGATAGACAACAACAAATCTAAGCAAGGTATTGAAAATGAGATACTTTCAAACAATACTTTATGTAAAGAAGATGCAGTAAGAGCATTAGCTATGGTTAAAGCTGTTATGGGCGGAGAAGAAGTTAAGGCTGCAGAAAGAAAATGGAACAGCAATGTTAAGTTAAACAATGTTGAACTTATAGAAAAAGAAACTGGATTAAAAGTAGAACTTCTTGAGAATGAGCAATCATTAGAATTAAGCAAGAAGAGAAGAGAAATCTACGAAAAATAA
- the prdA gene encoding D-proline reductase (dithiol) proprotein PrdA has protein sequence MSITPETAKAHAKDPAVCCCRFEAGTVIETSNLEDPAIFADLEDSGLLEISADCLTIEEVLGAKLTKTVDALTPLTADLLEGVNKVEAEEVKEEAAEEVAPVEAIAPVSAVAPVAGGSVKIHIGEGRNIDLEIPLNVAASMGLAPAAAPVAQAAQEVVAPVAEVKEAKAIRSLAKKHFKIEKVEFADETKIEGTTLYIRKDICPEAIESQELVVDMKLEIITPDKYNTYSETIMDVQPIATKEEGELGTGVTRVVDGVIVMVTGTDENGVQIGEFGSSEGDLDKNIMWGRPGAPDKGDIFIKTQVTVKAGMNMERPGPLAAHRATDVITQEIREALKAADESLVVETEELTQYRRPGKKKVVIVKEIMGQGAMHDNLILPVEPVGTLGAKPNVDIGNVPVMLSPLEVLDGGIHALTCIGPASKENSRHYYREPLVIEAMNDEEIDLAGVIFVGSPQVNAEKFYVSNRLGMIVEAMDVDGAIITTEGFGNNHIDFASHHEQIGKRGVPVVGCTFSAVQGALVVGNKYMTNMIDNNKSKQGIENEILSNNTLCKEDAVRALAMVKAVMAGEEIKAAERKWNSNVKLNNVELIEKETGTKVELLENEQVLEKSKKRREIYEK, from the coding sequence ATGTCAATTACTCCAGAAACAGCTAAGGCTCACGCTAAAGATCCAGCAGTTTGCTGCTGCAGATTTGAAGCTGGTACTGTAATTGAAACATCAAACTTAGAGGATCCAGCAATATTTGCTGATTTAGAGGATTCAGGATTATTAGAAATATCTGCAGATTGTTTAACTATCGAAGAGGTTTTAGGAGCTAAATTAACTAAAACTGTAGATGCTTTAACTCCATTAACAGCTGATTTATTAGAAGGTGTTAACAAAGTAGAAGCTGAAGAAGTTAAAGAAGAAGCTGCTGAAGAAGTAGCTCCAGTAGAAGCAATAGCTCCAGTAAGTGCTGTTGCACCAGTTGCAGGTGGATCTGTTAAGATACACATAGGAGAAGGAAGAAACATAGATTTAGAAATACCTTTAAATGTAGCTGCTTCTATGGGACTTGCTCCAGCTGCTGCTCCAGTTGCTCAAGCTGCACAAGAAGTTGTAGCTCCAGTTGCTGAGGTTAAAGAAGCTAAAGCTATTAGATCATTAGCTAAAAAGCACTTTAAAATAGAAAAAGTTGAATTTGCTGATGAAACTAAAATAGAAGGAACTACTCTTTACATAAGAAAAGATATCTGCCCTGAAGCAATAGAGAGTCAAGAATTAGTAGTAGATATGAAATTAGAAATAATAACTCCTGATAAGTACAACACTTACAGTGAAACTATAATGGATGTTCAACCTATAGCTACTAAAGAAGAGGGAGAACTAGGAACAGGTGTTACTAGAGTAGTAGATGGTGTTATCGTTATGGTAACAGGAACTGACGAAAACGGAGTTCAAATAGGTGAATTCGGTTCTTCTGAAGGTGACTTAGATAAGAACATCATGTGGGGAAGACCAGGAGCTCCAGATAAAGGAGACATATTCATAAAGACTCAAGTTACAGTTAAAGCTGGAATGAATATGGAAAGACCAGGACCTCTTGCAGCTCATAGAGCTACAGATGTTATAACTCAAGAAATAAGAGAAGCATTAAAAGCTGCTGATGAGTCTTTAGTTGTTGAAACTGAAGAATTAACTCAATACAGAAGACCTGGAAAGAAAAAAGTAGTTATAGTTAAAGAAATAATGGGACAAGGTGCAATGCACGATAACTTAATATTACCAGTAGAGCCTGTAGGAACATTAGGAGCTAAGCCTAACGTTGATATTGGAAACGTTCCAGTTATGTTATCTCCACTTGAAGTATTAGATGGAGGAATCCATGCATTAACTTGTATAGGACCTGCTTCTAAAGAAAACTCAAGACATTACTACAGAGAGCCTCTAGTAATAGAAGCTATGAATGATGAAGAAATAGATTTAGCAGGTGTTATATTTGTAGGATCTCCTCAAGTTAACGCTGAGAAATTCTATGTATCTAATAGATTAGGTATGATAGTAGAAGCTATGGATGTAGACGGAGCTATAATAACTACAGAAGGATTCGGAAACAACCATATAGATTTTGCATCTCACCATGAGCAAATAGGTAAAAGAGGAGTTCCAGTAGTTGGATGTACTTTCTCTGCAGTTCAAGGAGCACTAGTTGTTGGTAATAAATACATGACAAACATGATAGACAACAACAAATCTAAGCAAGGTATTGAAAATGAAATACTTTCAAACAATACTTTATGTAAAGAAGATGCAGTAAGAGCATTAGCTATGGTTAAAGCTGTTATGGCAGGAGAAGAAATCAAAGCTGCAGAAAGAAAATGGAACAGCAATGTTAAGTTAAACAATGTTGAACTTATAGAAAAAGAAACTGGAACTAAAGTAGAACTTCTTGAAAATGAGCAAGTATTAGAAAAGAGTAAGAAGAGAAGAGAAATCTACGAAAAATAA
- a CDS encoding glycine/sarcosine/betaine reductase component B subunit, whose translation MGIGPSTKETSLHHFRDPLLDVVSGDKDIDLMGIMVVGTPQDNKEKYFVGQRAAAWAEAMRADGVIISVDGWGNSHVDYANTIEEIGKRGIPVVGLSFVGTQAKFVVTNNYMDTIVDFNKSKEGIETQVVGENNVAVLDAKKALAFLKLKMRKEGK comes from the coding sequence ATGGGTATAGGACCATCAACTAAAGAAACATCTCTTCATCATTTTAGAGATCCATTACTTGATGTTGTAAGTGGAGATAAAGATATAGACCTTATGGGTATTATGGTAGTAGGAACACCTCAAGATAATAAAGAAAAGTATTTCGTAGGACAAAGAGCGGCAGCTTGGGCTGAAGCTATGAGAGCTGATGGTGTAATCATCTCCGTTGATGGATGGGGAAACTCTCATGTGGATTATGCAAATACAATAGAAGAAATAGGAAAAAGAGGAATACCTGTAGTGGGACTTAGCTTTGTAGGAACTCAAGCAAAATTCGTAGTAACTAATAATTATATGGACACAATTGTAGATTTTAATAAATCAAAAGAAGGTATAGAGACACAGGTTGTTGGAGAAAACAATGTAGCTGTTCTAGATGCTAAAAAAGCACTTGCGTTTTTAAAATTAAAAATGAGAAAAGAGGGAAAATAA
- the prdB gene encoding D-proline reductase (dithiol) protein PrdB yields MSLTVIKGLQSEIYVPITPPPVWTPVTKELKDMKIALATAAGVHLKSDDRFNLAGDFGFRVIPGDAPVSDMMVSHGGYDNADVNKDINCMFPIDRLRELAEAGFIKDVAPAHFGFMGGGGDQQKFTDETGPEIARQLKEEGVDAVVLTAGUGTCHRSAVIVQRAIEEIGIPTIMIAALPPVVRQNGTPRAVAPLVPMGANAGAPNDVDMQTNILKDTLAKLIEIPSAGKIIPLPYEYVAQI; encoded by the coding sequence ATGAGTCTTACAGTAATAAAAGGACTTCAATCAGAAATATATGTACCAATAACACCTCCACCAGTATGGACACCTGTAACTAAAGAATTAAAAGATATGAAAATAGCTTTAGCTACAGCTGCTGGTGTGCACTTAAAATCAGATGACAGATTTAACTTAGCAGGAGATTTTGGATTCAGAGTAATTCCAGGAGATGCTCCAGTTAGCGATATGATGGTATCACATGGTGGATACGATAATGCAGATGTTAATAAGGACATCAACTGTATGTTCCCTATAGATAGATTAAGAGAACTTGCAGAAGCTGGATTTATTAAAGACGTAGCTCCAGCACACTTTGGATTCATGGGCGGCGGTGGAGACCAACAAAAATTCACTGACGAAACTGGTCCAGAAATAGCTAGACAATTAAAAGAAGAAGGCGTAGACGCAGTTGTCTTAACAGCTGGCTGAGGTACTTGCCACCGCTCTGCCGTGATCGTGCAGAGAGCGATTGAGGAAATAGGAATACCTACTATAATGATAGCAGCCCTTCCTCCAGTAGTAAGACAAAATGGTACTCCAAGAGCCGTTGCTCCATTAGTTCCAATGGGAGCAAATGCAGGTGCACCAAATGATGTTGATATGCAAACTAATATATTAAAGGATACTTTAGCTAAACTTATAGAAATACCAAGTGCGGGTAAAATAATACCTTTACCATATGAGTACGTAGCTCAAATATAA
- a CDS encoding CBO2463/CBO2479 domain-containing protein → MDRLKYSSTERMYEGVIVKITDGSVTIDLKGRLGQFKMPMRMLISDYELKLGMEVGFLLSYPEVLGPEVNEKYAEVIAENQRREQEKNK, encoded by the coding sequence ATGGATAGATTAAAATATTCTTCTACAGAAAGAATGTATGAAGGTGTAATAGTTAAGATAACAGATGGCAGCGTTACGATTGATTTAAAAGGAAGACTTGGTCAATTTAAAATGCCTATGAGAATGTTAATTAGCGATTATGAATTAAAACTTGGCATGGAAGTTGGATTTTTATTAAGCTATCCTGAAGTATTAGGACCTGAAGTTAATGAAAAATATGCCGAAGTAATAGCAGAAAATCAAAGACGAGAGCAAGAAAAAAATAAATAA
- a CDS encoding proline racemase has product MKAIRSIHAVDSHTMGEPTRIIVGGVPNIPGKTMADKKEYLEKNMDTLRTATMLEPRGHNDMFGSILTAPVNEEADFGIIFMDGGGYLNMCGHGSIGAITVAIETGMVEPKEPITEVVMDTPAGIVRSTAKVENGKVKEVSIVNVPAFHYKKDVEIEVPEIGKITFDISFGGSFFAIINAKQLGLKVEPKNSQKLTALALEIRDIINKEIEIQHPTLSHINTVDLVEIYDAPSHPEATYKNVVVFGQGQVDRSPCGTGTSAKMATLHSKGELKENELFVYESILGTLFKGKVVGTGKVAEYNSVIPEITASAYITGFNHFVIDPEDPLKYGFVL; this is encoded by the coding sequence ATGAAAGCTATAAGAAGTATTCATGCTGTTGATTCACACACTATGGGAGAGCCAACAAGAATAATAGTTGGTGGAGTACCTAATATACCAGGTAAAACTATGGCTGATAAAAAAGAATATTTAGAAAAAAATATGGATACATTAAGAACAGCAACTATGCTTGAGCCAAGAGGACACAATGATATGTTTGGTTCTATATTAACTGCTCCAGTAAATGAAGAAGCTGATTTCGGAATAATATTCATGGATGGTGGCGGATACTTAAATATGTGTGGCCACGGATCTATAGGAGCTATAACTGTAGCTATTGAAACTGGTATGGTTGAGCCTAAAGAACCTATTACAGAGGTTGTAATGGATACTCCTGCTGGAATCGTAAGATCTACAGCTAAAGTTGAAAATGGAAAAGTTAAAGAAGTATCTATAGTTAATGTACCAGCTTTTCATTACAAGAAAGATGTAGAAATAGAAGTTCCTGAAATAGGAAAAATAACATTTGATATATCTTTCGGAGGAAGCTTCTTTGCAATAATAAATGCTAAGCAATTAGGACTTAAAGTTGAGCCTAAGAACTCTCAAAAGTTAACTGCATTAGCTCTTGAAATAAGAGATATAATAAACAAAGAAATAGAGATACAACATCCAACTCTATCTCACATAAATACTGTTGACTTAGTTGAAATATATGATGCACCATCTCACCCAGAAGCAACTTACAAGAATGTAGTTGTATTTGGACAAGGACAAGTAGATAGATCTCCTTGTGGAACAGGAACAAGTGCTAAAATGGCAACTCTTCACTCTAAAGGAGAGTTAAAAGAAAATGAATTATTCGTATACGAAAGTATATTAGGAACTTTATTTAAAGGTAAAGTAGTTGGAACTGGTAAGGTTGCAGAATACAATTCTGTAATTCCTGAAATAACAGCATCAGCTTATATAACAGGATTCAATCACTTTGTGATAGATCCTGAAGATCCATTAAAATATGGATTTGTATTATAG
- a CDS encoding CBO2463/CBO2479 domain-containing protein, whose amino-acid sequence MDRLKYSSTERMYEGVIVKITDGGVTIDLKGRLGQFKMPKRMLITDYELKLGMEVGFLLSYPEVLGPEVNEKYAEIIAENQRREQEKNK is encoded by the coding sequence ATGGATAGATTAAAATATTCTTCTACAGAAAGAATGTATGAAGGTGTAATAGTTAAGATAACAGATGGTGGCGTTACGATTGATTTAAAGGGAAGACTTGGTCAATTTAAAATGCCAAAGAGAATGTTAATCACCGATTATGAATTAAAACTTGGCATGGAAGTTGGATTTTTATTAAGCTATCCTGAAGTATTAGGACCTGAGGTTAATGAAAAATATGCTGAGATAATAGCAGAAAATCAAAGACGAGAGCAAGAAAAAAATAAATAA
- the prdD gene encoding proline reductase cluster protein PrdD: MNKEKILRRLVIKAFHIDKVEVGDKNSIDKRMLTIDKEISKNLVKNEELIEDINIKIIKPGQHDIYVNTIMDIIPVSTKVLGKIGEGITHTLTGVYVMLTGADSKGKQMHEFGSSEGILKEQLVLGKAGTPSKDDYIIHFDVTLKPDIPYERKLPLSAFKACDEFIQGIRMALKGLDGRDSTESHEYLDKIRPNSKKVVIVKQIAGQGAMYDNQLFSDEPSGVSGGKSIIDIGNVPMIISPNEYRDGALRAMT; this comes from the coding sequence ATGAATAAAGAAAAGATTCTAAGAAGATTAGTAATAAAAGCTTTTCATATAGATAAAGTTGAAGTTGGAGATAAAAATTCAATAGACAAACGTATGCTTACGATTGATAAAGAAATATCAAAAAACTTAGTGAAAAATGAAGAACTAATAGAAGATATAAATATTAAAATCATAAAGCCTGGACAACATGATATTTATGTCAATACTATTATGGACATCATACCGGTATCTACAAAGGTACTTGGTAAAATAGGAGAAGGTATAACTCATACTTTAACTGGAGTTTATGTAATGCTAACAGGAGCTGATAGTAAAGGAAAGCAGATGCATGAATTTGGATCATCTGAAGGAATTTTAAAAGAACAGCTTGTGTTAGGAAAAGCAGGTACTCCATCTAAAGATGATTACATAATTCATTTTGATGTAACTTTAAAGCCTGATATTCCATATGAAAGAAAACTTCCACTATCTGCTTTTAAAGCATGTGATGAGTTTATACAAGGAATAAGAATGGCTTTAAAAGGATTAGATGGAAGAGATTCAACAGAGTCTCATGAATATCTAGATAAAATAAGACCTAATTCTAAAAAAGTCGTAATAGTTAAACAAATAGCAGGTCAAGGTGCTATGTATGATAACCAACTTTTTTCAGATGAACCAAGTGGTGTTTCGGGAGGTAAATCTATTATAGACATAGGAAATGTTCCTATGATAATATCTCCTAATGAATACAGAGATGGCGCTTTAAGGGCCATGACGTAA
- a CDS encoding sulfite exporter TauE/SafE family protein encodes MINIVLGVLGVLTLWFAVVFVADFIKHKDNLETHNTWGKVLFIGFITDFFDTLGIGSFAPTTALLKGMKQTQDRLLPGTLNASHTIPVVLEAFIFITVINMDPTTLVSMLAAATIGAYVGAGIVSKLPEKKVQTVMAIALFITALLMMAGQLNLMPGGGDATGLSGVKLIIAVVGNFILGALMTAGIGLYAPCMALVYLLGMSPKVAFPIMMGSCAFLMPVASVKFVKEEALDRRASMGITIGGIIGVFIAAYLVKSLPMDILKWLVIAVIFYTAATMLKSASKNKEITE; translated from the coding sequence ATGATAAACATAGTTTTAGGTGTTTTAGGAGTTTTAACTCTTTGGTTTGCAGTAGTATTTGTAGCGGACTTTATAAAGCATAAGGATAATTTAGAAACACATAATACTTGGGGAAAAGTTCTTTTCATCGGATTTATAACAGATTTCTTCGATACTTTAGGAATAGGTTCATTTGCACCTACAACAGCACTACTTAAAGGTATGAAACAAACTCAAGATAGACTTTTACCAGGAACATTAAATGCATCTCATACTATACCAGTTGTACTTGAAGCTTTTATATTTATAACAGTTATAAATATGGATCCTACAACACTAGTTTCTATGCTTGCAGCAGCAACTATAGGAGCATATGTTGGAGCTGGAATAGTTTCTAAGCTTCCAGAGAAAAAGGTACAAACAGTAATGGCAATTGCTTTATTTATTACAGCTTTACTAATGATGGCAGGTCAATTAAACTTAATGCCAGGTGGAGGAGACGCTACTGGTCTTTCAGGAGTTAAACTTATAATAGCAGTAGTTGGAAACTTCATATTAGGAGCTTTAATGACTGCAGGAATAGGTCTTTACGCACCATGTATGGCACTTGTTTACTTATTAGGAATGTCTCCAAAAGTTGCTTTCCCTATAATGATGGGTTCTTGTGCATTCTTAATGCCAGTTGCATCAGTTAAATTTGTTAAAGAAGAAGCTTTAGATAGAAGAGCATCAATGGGTATAACTATAGGTGGTATTATAGGAGTATTTATAGCTGCTTATCTTGTAAAATCTTTACCTATGGATATATTAAAATGGTTAGTAATAGCTGTTATATTCTACACAGCTGCTACTATGTTAAAATCAGCTTCTAAGAATAAAGAAATAACAGAGTAA